The Candidatus Poribacteria bacterium genome includes a window with the following:
- the cobN gene encoding cobaltochelatase subunit CobN, which translates to MSKRKGVFKLAAVIGYSGSVLRLFAEAWESLRKEGYGIELRAVTPRSTVDWEEFISYARGADALLFYGSSSFERIDELSKGKPDRIVVSFGEGGIEGNVHPSAALEAERYYKFGGIRNLKNLILFLGKLAGWDFQPAPPEPIPWQGIYHPQLGVFASREEYEKVYPLKARVGLLFYRSQWENGDTATVDLLVHKLEGEKIGVVPVFSYSMSDPRLGIPGNEEALKLLEGCDLILNLQSFTLLRGDLTPLERLNAPILQGIKEYYKSEEEWRADPQGISPMSQVMSVAQPEISGTIEPILISAKVEVSEPRIKGSYALQMPIGDRADLIMRRIKGWLTLQRKPIPQRRITFVLHNAPCKSVEATVGRGYGLDTPESLVRVMRAMKEMGYRVEGIPESGEDLVRMILDRKAISEFRWTTTDEIVSKGGVLEYIDAQRYERWFDSLPKSAQKKVIESWGDPPGEAMVYEGKILVTGLNFGNVNVILQPKRGCAGAKCDGKVCKILHDPTLPPPHHWLATYMWIAQNSDLVVHVGTHGYLEFLPGKGVGLAQEDFPEISISDKPHLYIYTISNPPEGIIAKRRSYATLIDHLIPTISPSGLYDDLEEIDGLLRQYEDARRTEDDARMKVLERQITDLALKANLIEGEEEFEEIREELHSRLTLMRETMIPYGLHILGEPPQGDELVDMLVSILRFDGDVPSIRRGIIEVEGGNYDEVLQDPFSGKFLDEVTEKARKLMKLALEKGTDGGIIEETLQVRNPGAIEVLRRTVEYGLEVARELEATRREVLQLLRGMNGEYIEPGASGSLTRGRVEVLPTGRNFYGVDPWRVPTPAAIEVGQQLAEKLLHRYLHEEGEYPESVGMVLFSMDVFRADGEEVAQILHLLGVKPRWDKGGRARGIEIIPLQELGRPRIDVTVRLSGIMRDTLPHIWEMIDEAVRAVSCLDEPPEINYIRKHKLEAMERGLSEREATFRVFAAQPGSYGAGVNYAVEASAWENEEDLRDVYVDWGGYAYGKDVYGQPAHKSFAFNLSKVKVSFNKLESDEHDLLGCCCYFAYQGGMTAAVKSISGEDVKTYWGDTRDPDRIDVRDMKDEIERVVRTRLLNPKWLEGMRRHGYKGAGDISSRVVHLYGWDATAGVVEDWIYDEIQKRIVVGMKEWFMEHNPYALEEIARRLLEAHSRGMWNADEENLEELKEIYMELEGILEDEERRGEFQGGDVRIFTKRDVDEWREKAEKIEEWKRMILE; encoded by the coding sequence ATGTCGAAGAGGAAGGGGGTTTTCAAGTTAGCCGCCGTTATAGGGTACTCAGGCAGCGTGCTCAGGCTTTTCGCCGAGGCGTGGGAATCCCTCCGAAAGGAGGGTTACGGGATCGAGCTGAGGGCCGTTACCCCCAGATCGACAGTCGACTGGGAGGAGTTCATCTCGTATGCACGAGGGGCCGATGCCCTCCTGTTTTACGGCTCCTCTTCCTTTGAACGGATCGACGAGCTGTCGAAGGGCAAACCGGATAGAATCGTCGTCTCGTTCGGGGAAGGGGGGATCGAAGGCAACGTACACCCATCGGCCGCCCTTGAGGCCGAGAGATATTACAAGTTCGGAGGCATTCGAAACCTGAAGAACCTGATTCTTTTCCTAGGGAAGCTGGCAGGATGGGATTTCCAACCTGCTCCTCCTGAACCCATCCCCTGGCAGGGGATATATCATCCTCAGTTGGGCGTGTTCGCATCGAGGGAGGAGTACGAGAAGGTCTATCCGCTAAAAGCAAGGGTCGGGCTGCTCTTCTACAGATCGCAGTGGGAAAACGGCGACACCGCGACGGTGGATCTGCTCGTTCATAAGTTGGAGGGGGAGAAGATAGGGGTGGTGCCGGTCTTCAGCTACAGCATGAGCGATCCGAGGCTGGGAATACCGGGTAACGAGGAGGCGTTGAAGCTGCTCGAGGGATGCGATCTGATCCTCAACCTCCAATCCTTCACCCTCCTGAGGGGCGATCTCACCCCGCTTGAGAGGCTGAACGCCCCGATCCTGCAGGGGATAAAGGAGTACTACAAGAGCGAGGAGGAGTGGAGGGCGGACCCTCAGGGGATTAGCCCGATGAGCCAGGTGATGTCCGTCGCCCAGCCGGAGATCTCCGGGACGATCGAGCCGATCCTGATCAGCGCCAAGGTGGAGGTGAGCGAACCCAGGATCAAGGGAAGCTATGCCCTGCAGATGCCGATAGGGGACAGGGCGGATCTGATCATGAGACGGATCAAAGGATGGCTGACACTACAGCGTAAGCCGATACCTCAACGCAGGATCACCTTCGTCCTACATAATGCCCCCTGCAAGAGCGTTGAGGCTACAGTCGGGAGAGGATACGGCCTGGACACGCCTGAAAGCCTCGTCAGGGTCATGAGGGCGATGAAGGAGATGGGATACAGGGTTGAGGGAATTCCCGAATCGGGCGAGGATCTGGTGAGGATGATACTGGATCGGAAGGCGATCTCCGAGTTCAGATGGACCACAACGGATGAGATCGTCTCTAAAGGCGGCGTGCTGGAGTATATCGACGCTCAAAGATATGAGAGATGGTTTGACTCACTGCCCAAATCGGCGCAAAAGAAGGTGATCGAAAGCTGGGGCGATCCTCCGGGAGAGGCGATGGTGTATGAGGGGAAGATACTCGTGACTGGATTGAACTTCGGCAACGTGAACGTGATTCTCCAACCCAAAAGGGGATGTGCCGGGGCGAAATGTGACGGCAAAGTCTGTAAGATACTACATGATCCCACCCTTCCCCCACCCCATCACTGGCTCGCCACCTACATGTGGATAGCTCAGAACTCCGACCTCGTCGTCCATGTCGGGACGCACGGCTATCTGGAGTTCCTGCCCGGCAAAGGCGTCGGATTGGCTCAGGAGGATTTCCCCGAGATCTCCATCTCCGACAAACCTCACCTCTACATCTACACGATCTCCAATCCCCCGGAGGGGATCATCGCCAAGCGCAGGAGCTACGCAACCCTCATCGACCATCTCATCCCGACCATCTCACCCTCGGGCCTTTATGACGATCTGGAGGAGATCGACGGGCTTTTGAGACAATATGAGGACGCCCGAAGGACGGAGGATGACGCCAGAATGAAGGTGCTGGAGCGACAGATAACCGATCTGGCCCTGAAGGCGAATCTGATCGAGGGGGAGGAGGAATTTGAGGAGATAAGGGAGGAGCTTCACTCCAGGCTGACGTTGATGCGCGAGACGATGATCCCCTATGGGCTCCACATCCTCGGCGAGCCACCCCAAGGGGATGAGCTGGTGGACATGCTCGTCTCCATCCTCCGGTTCGACGGAGATGTGCCCTCGATAAGGAGGGGAATCATAGAGGTAGAGGGCGGGAATTATGATGAAGTACTTCAAGATCCGTTCTCCGGCAAGTTCCTGGATGAGGTGACGGAGAAGGCTCGGAAGCTGATGAAGCTCGCTCTGGAAAAGGGCACGGACGGGGGGATAATCGAGGAAACCCTCCAGGTGAGGAACCCCGGGGCGATCGAAGTTCTACGGAGGACGGTGGAGTACGGCCTGGAGGTGGCTAGGGAGCTGGAGGCGACGAGGAGGGAGGTATTACAGCTTCTGCGCGGCATGAACGGCGAGTACATCGAGCCCGGAGCGTCGGGCAGCCTGACGCGCGGCAGGGTGGAGGTTCTGCCCACGGGAAGGAACTTCTACGGAGTCGATCCGTGGAGGGTTCCTACGCCCGCGGCCATTGAGGTCGGCCAACAGCTTGCCGAAAAGCTCCTGCACAGATACCTGCATGAGGAGGGCGAGTATCCCGAATCGGTCGGGATGGTTTTGTTCTCAATGGACGTCTTCAGGGCCGATGGGGAGGAGGTCGCTCAGATACTCCACCTGTTAGGGGTCAAACCCAGGTGGGATAAAGGAGGAAGGGCGCGCGGGATCGAGATCATTCCGCTTCAGGAACTAGGCAGGCCACGCATAGACGTCACCGTAAGATTAAGCGGCATAATGCGCGATACCCTCCCGCACATATGGGAGATGATAGACGAGGCCGTAAGGGCTGTATCCTGTCTGGATGAGCCGCCGGAGATAAACTACATCAGGAAACATAAGCTTGAGGCGATGGAGAGGGGGTTATCGGAGAGGGAAGCTACCTTCAGGGTGTTCGCCGCTCAGCCCGGAAGCTACGGAGCAGGCGTGAACTACGCCGTCGAGGCCTCAGCTTGGGAGAACGAAGAGGATCTGAGGGATGTATACGTCGATTGGGGCGGATATGCTTACGGCAAGGACGTCTACGGCCAGCCCGCACACAAGTCCTTCGCCTTCAACCTGTCCAAGGTGAAAGTCTCCTTTAACAAGCTGGAAAGCGATGAGCATGATCTGCTAGGCTGCTGCTGCTACTTCGCCTACCAGGGCGGGATGACCGCCGCCGTCAAATCCATATCGGGCGAGGATGTGAAAACCTATTGGGGTGATACGCGAGACCCCGATCGGATCGATGTTCGCGACATGAAGGACGAGATAGAAAGGGTGGTGAGAACTAGACTGCTCAATCCTAAATGGCTCGAGGGGATGAGACGACACGGATATAAGGGGGCGGGTGATATCTCATCCAGGGTGGTTCATCTTTACGGCTGGGATGCCACCGCGGGGGTGGTCGAGGACTGGATATACGACGAGATTCAAAAGAGGATTGTGGTCGGGATGAAGGAGTGGTTCATGGAGCACAACCCCTATGCCCTGGAGGAGATCGCCAGGAGGTTGCTCGAGGCTCATAGTAGAGGGATGTGGAACGCCGACGAGGAGAACCTCGAGGAGCTGAAGGAGATCTATATGGAACTCGAGGGAATCCTGGAGGATGAAGAGCGCAGGGGCGAATTTCAAGGAGGAGATGTGAGGATATTTACGAAGAGGGATGTGGATGAATGGCGGGAGAAGGCTGAGAAGATCGAGGAGTGGAAACGGATGATCTTGGAATGA
- a CDS encoding ABC transporter ATP-binding protein, with protein MRLLVDKLSFSYSGRPVLEEISFEVENEMAAVVGPNGSGKTTLLKCLGGMLNGRGDIWIEIDGGKLNLRRLSKRMIARLVSFLPQDGEERMPLRSLEVVLIGRYPHKGFGLKPGDEEIEAAMEALRMVKAEHLAMRRFDELSGGERQKVRIARALAQQPRLMLLDEPLNNLDLRHQIEVISLLRRLKTERRISIILVLHDLNFASFADKLLMLRGGRLIGSGAPQQLLTPDTIAQLFDVEVDMAEVGGRRFIIPTYSYRC; from the coding sequence ATGAGACTTCTCGTCGATAAGCTCAGCTTCAGCTATAGCGGGAGACCAGTGCTGGAGGAGATCAGCTTCGAGGTGGAAAATGAGATGGCAGCCGTGGTGGGGCCGAACGGCTCAGGTAAAACGACCCTCCTGAAATGTTTGGGGGGGATGTTAAACGGGAGAGGCGATATCTGGATCGAGATCGACGGAGGAAAGCTGAATTTGAGGAGATTGTCAAAGCGCATGATCGCAAGGCTCGTCTCCTTTCTGCCACAAGATGGCGAGGAGAGGATGCCGCTGAGATCGCTTGAGGTGGTGTTGATCGGTAGATATCCGCATAAGGGATTCGGTTTGAAACCGGGCGATGAGGAGATTGAGGCCGCGATGGAGGCGTTGAGAATGGTGAAGGCCGAGCATCTGGCCATGCGCAGGTTCGACGAGCTGAGCGGTGGTGAGCGCCAGAAGGTGAGAATCGCACGCGCCCTCGCCCAGCAGCCGAGGCTGATGCTGCTGGATGAGCCGCTTAACAACCTGGATCTCAGACATCAGATCGAGGTGATCTCGCTTCTCAGACGCCTCAAAACCGAGAGGAGGATTTCCATCATCCTCGTTCTGCACGATTTGAATTTCGCCTCTTTCGCCGATAAACTCCTGATGTTGAGGGGGGGAAGGCTGATCGGATCGGGCGCTCCCCAACAGCTCCTCACCCCGGATACGATAGCCCAGCTTTTCGATGTTGAGGTCGATATGGCGGAGGTGGGTGGGAGACGCTTTATAATACCGACTTACTCATATCGTTGCTGA
- a CDS encoding class I SAM-dependent methyltransferase → MNEKRRFFDEVSQGCGMDYFKDGEIPKLRNHISLWGLRRGDIVLEVGSGTGRLTPYLLEMVGDEGEVYCLDFSLKMLLKARGRKFSGRVWFIQADVISIPLIRGCCDVVVCFSAFPHFSDKRKALEEFHRVLKPTGRLVISHLLRREEVNELHRRIGGAIGDDMIPPDEEMEKLLCSTGFEGYDIINDERGYLVLALSGGEPR, encoded by the coding sequence TTGAACGAGAAAAGGAGGTTCTTCGACGAGGTCTCCCAGGGTTGCGGTATGGACTACTTCAAGGATGGCGAGATCCCCAAGCTTAGAAACCATATCTCACTTTGGGGCTTGAGGAGAGGGGATATCGTGCTCGAGGTGGGTTCGGGAACGGGGAGGCTTACGCCCTATCTTTTGGAGATGGTCGGAGACGAAGGGGAGGTCTACTGCCTCGATTTTTCACTGAAGATGCTCCTCAAGGCGAGGGGACGGAAGTTCTCGGGGAGGGTGTGGTTCATTCAGGCCGATGTGATTTCGATCCCCCTTATTAGGGGGTGTTGTGACGTCGTCGTGTGTTTCTCCGCCTTTCCTCATTTCTCGGATAAGAGGAAAGCGCTTGAGGAGTTCCACAGGGTCTTAAAGCCTACCGGGAGGCTTGTGATCTCCCACCTTCTGAGGAGGGAGGAGGTAAATGAGCTGCATAGAAGGATAGGGGGCGCTATCGGAGATGATATGATCCCGCCCGACGAGGAGATGGAGAAGCTTCTTTGCTCGACGGGGTTTGAAGGGTATGATATCATAAATGATGAGAGGGGATATCTGGTTTTAGCACTCAGTGGAGGTGAACCGAGATGA